The following DNA comes from Diorhabda carinulata isolate Delta chromosome 3, icDioCari1.1, whole genome shotgun sequence.
ctccaaagaaacaaataattcatcttatttttcaatattacaatACCTGAGATTATGCAAatgaataaacaacaaaaacaagCCTCACTCACACTCTCTCACTATTCTCTTATAAAATGACTTCCATGAAGCAGTTaagtttattatgatttatcttaattatattgaaatttacaatGTAGAAGTAAGTTGGTTAAGGTGTTTATGCAGAAACTTCTATgttctataaaatttattcatatatacagaagaatatttgtttttgttgtattttcatgaataatattatttgacacCTCTGTCACAAAGCAAATTTATTCaagttaataataaaaggtccaagaaataacaaatataaggGAACTTCCAGTTTTATTGTCTTTCAATAGTTTcttctatataaatatacagttgttccaaaaagaaatgaaaaattagaaaaaacacTAATGAAGATTCCATAAATGTGACAGCACAAATCAGCAACTATACATACATCTTTGTCAATCATAAAGTAGTGGTACAACATTCTTcccaaaataaaaatctaaatgaatactgattttatataaaaagactCGCTCAAATCtcattataactattttttaagtaccttgaaattatttttgccaaatattattataattgaaagtttttctttttcatttcattatttttaataaccaaTAAATGGTTAGTGTTTTGTAACAATTTACTttatatttgcaaatatttaattcaaaaatacgggaatttctatttatttttggtgCACATATATCAgaatgaacaaacaaaaaattactttttatagtAACCTTGTGAATgccaatttttaaataatcagtTATGAAATGGTTATGTTTGCACCGACCCTGATTATCATTATCTGGAAAGTGTTATGTTATGTTCCCGTTTTTCATTTTTAGCAAATGGGttattaattttagatataACAGTGTgtgagaaatggaaaaaatatacatcaattTACAATGATTCGACACTGACATGAAAGCGTCGGCTGCTAGTTTCTGAGTTATATTGGCAATAATTACTATGCTTTATAATGTTGACACAGGGTTTGATCAAAATAcactttaacaaaatattttcacatacCTGTTAATAACaggataatatatttataagcTTATTTCAATATATGCTTTGTAGATCAAGTTAAAgcataataatgaataaatattggaTCATATAACCTTTAAGACTTATTTGGAAAATTGCACTTAAAACAATTTACAAAAAGGAAagatgtttagaattaaaaaaattgagaaaaatttaaagagaacttcttttagattgaatactttcaaagtattatatattataatcttAATTATAAATCCCTTTTATTCCAAGTGAActaatagatttttatatcaataagtagaaatacaataaaaatatagataggTGTGTAAACACAGTGGGGAATAAATCTGTTGTCATTAAACAAATGTTCACTTATAACAGCTCCAATTTTAATTGTTGGTATTAATAAACAATTGCATTTTATAGATAAAAGTATTGATATTATATAGACCTTATTTTGTGGTTTATTTTCAATGTATCAATTAAATATGActcaatatataattatagaaaaaaatgcaaatgTTAATGAGGTTTTTGCAGTTAAATAGCTACTTATTAATCAATGTTATGTTTTatctattcaattatttatatgaagCTAAAAGCAGACCAATATTAAGTAACCGTTTTATAagtcaaataaataaatcaaacgAGCCctataaaattgattgatacCAAGAAAAATCTGATCAATATAATGGTATACTTTAGTCTGTTACAATTCTACTACTGTATTTCTACTAACTATAAATAAACTATGGAGTCTGTACTtttgtttacttatttttttcttcatttggGATAGTATTATACTCCGAATGTGAAGATTTTCGTCAGCTGTAGTAGCCATATTGACGAAATTTACGTCATTTAAATCCAGGGCACTTTCTGCTACAggtggaattttcaaaatcaatttattacCTGATGCAAGGCAGTTAATCCATCTACATTAGCAGTGTTAATGTCGGCTCCTTTATGTAACAATTCCAGCACTTCTTTTTTATCACCAGCAGCACAAGCGGCCAGAAACACACATCCCgacgaaaatttgattttacgAGTTTTTTGTTTCGGTGTCACTGGTTCCCGATTAGTATCCGATTCTTCCCAACGTTTCAACTGATCAGCCCTTTTGAAAAGAGCTGAAGTAGATCGAGTCTCTAACGACatgattatttaatagttttagaTTACACACGATCAGACACCATTACGGataatataaagtttataaattctTGACGCACATAACAGAGGGTGCGGTTGGCAAACTGCAAAATAAACTTCAAACTCCACTGCCATCTTAAAAGGCATAAAGGAACTAATTTCAGCTATTTTTTAGTATGTTACATTTGTGAGTATATCAGAAAACATGAACTATTGACGTTTCGgagaaaataaaatgagttaATCATCTCAATTTTtacttcacattttttatattctcgttcagaattaaattaaattgaacatCAAAGTATGGTTAAATGAGAAATTTTCTTTAACAACATTCCACCAATCCATACCTTCCTAATTCACAGAATGTAAATTAAACTTTGAGCTCTGTGGTCTAATCATTATGTCATGTCATTGTCAAGTAGTTGGGAAAGGTAGACTTCCCTTTCCTTTCTTCTTGAACATTTAAAGCAGAAGGTTGTTGTTGGATGGTTatccaaaaatattgttatagtATTCGTTTTTCGAGTATatcagtgaaatattttgattagatATAATTTTAGGAAGCATTTATTCCTAAAATTATCACCTGTTTGATTTTGTAGTATCTAGTGTCTTTATATAATACAGGTGAGTGAATTATACCCCGGCCATTTTGTTCTCATGTGGCGTCTAGCTTGGCGTTACAATTCTTCACAGCACAAGTCAAAAGAACTACGCAgataaaaagtatattatttgaCTAGGTATGGTCAGAGGAAGGGGTTATTCTTCAAGAGGTTACCGGGGTTCCAGGGGAAACCCTTCTTGGAACGGAAGCTCTAGCCGTGGAGAATATTCAAGCAAGTACAACTCCTTTGATTCTAGAAGTCCCTATGATTCAAAACCGAAATATTCCAGTTCCGAACGATTTTCAAGGAACGATGATTATCGTCCTTATCGATCGGTAAGTCcattatatgtataaatttttgttgtcGTTACCTTATTTCTTATTAGTATATTTtgcagaaaaatgaaaaaacttgttgtgtttttgttatttctactaattatttcttgttaatttgattgtgaataaattataattgataCAATACATTCAATTCTCActactttaatattttcaatttttttgaggGTCACgacctattgaaatttaaaaacacTTCAAATTCGTAGGTTACGATATCCAAGAAATTACCCTATAAAGGCTAGTACAGTAGTGAGATtcatatttggataaaaaacaCTCAATGTTGTTACgtatttacaatttattcaattttgaacggaaaattaaattatgaagaacattatttttctttattttcttcattctttttctttaaaataacgCTAGGTATaacatattgaaatatataaatataatttatgtgGAATTTGTTTTAAGATATGATATAGTAGAGCAAAAGACAAGCACAGAGATAGTAATATAAACAGAGTGATTAGAAATATGGTAATGTTGTATTAGgtaatgtgaaaattttattgtatttttgaaaaactgaaaataatttgtcaatgtatggaaataatcattatttcagGAATACAGTAGCATGGACCGTGATAGAAGATCCCCAGATCGCAAGAGAATTAGAATAGATGTAAGTATTAGAATtggaaagtttttaattttcacaGGTTATTGAAGGCAGAAGGATATTTTACTTATTAACCAGTTTCTTGGTTGAATATAAAGTGATATTAAGACTTGAGATGAATATTGGTGAATAACTATAAAGATCAATATTGGCCTTAGAATGACAAACACCAGAAATTGTagattattcagaaaaaaaagatattgaacCTTGGCACTAGAAAGTGTTTAAATGGGCCAGAAATTTGCTGAAATCTgacataatttcaaaaaatgccaCTTATTACTAGAGAATAATGATTTCAAATTGCCACCtgtttgatattgaaatataaaaaataatgaaagctctcgaaaatatttaaatcatagCCCAGATCAATAGAGAGATTACAGATTcttcaaaacatattttattaacaacGAATAGGTACTTAAAATTTGAAGTACTTGATGGGGGCTTTGAAAGTTTGGCAATTGGTGGTGAGAGCCCTTTAACAAACTGATTGTGCTCTTAATCTATGTTGTCCAGGCTCCTAGCTCCAGACATGATAGTTACTATGGTTCAAGCAGCAGACGTGACCCTCCGTCATACTCTGATAGAAGGGCTCTATCAGTTGAACGACATTCTTCATCTTTGTTTCCGAGAAGAGATGAGGTGCATAGATCATCACCCCCGAAGAGGGGGTCTTACCGCGGAAGATTGAGTTCTAGAGGTTCGAGGGGTTTAAGAGGTAGAGATCGTGCAATGAAGAGACGTCTTCTTGAAAGTTCATATACTATACGCAGGAGAATACCACGCATTTCAGACTACTCTAGGAAGCTTAAGATAGCTAGAATTCGGAGgtaaataaaagattttattcattgattctaGGAACAAAAATATGACAGTTTGTGATATTTGTGACTACATCTTTTATAAAACAATGGAGCACTGGATTGTAGATTTTATTATACTAAATAAAACACCTTTCGATTTGctttttcatttagaaaagCAGGTTAAGATACAAAAAGATTTCCAGTGTGGGAGTAGTGTCCAATGTATTACGATTATTtggagaagaaaatttttttcatattttgaggtGACCCATTAAGTTAGTTGATACAATAAGTATTTTATTCTTGGTAAACTGATCTTGATTATATTGATTTCCAATAATGATAATGAAACGAGTGGAAACATTTTATCCAATTGCTAAAAAGATGATACAATTGAAAGTTTTGTgtcttctaataaaaaataaagaaatcaaatataaataataactgATCAGGaataatttcaagtattttcatCACGTCGACCCCATATGGATAACATAAAGCActgttttaaacttttaaagCTTGACCATGTTTAGCAGTTGGTATGTAGCACCCTGTTTGACAgtttagaaatggttcatatttattttgactAAAATGCagaattgtgaaattttaactcaaaatatttaaaccagccttctttttgtttattcaagGATTATTGAACCTATTGGATTCAATAACATCTTATGACATTTTATCAGTCATGTATTAAAATCTGCCTCAATTTTCCTCGATGTTATACATGGAGATCCTGTCAGCTTTTTAACTTTCCAATATGTTTTGACTTTGACTTTCTAATTTCCTCATTAAGGCTTTGgcttgaaaaatgtttaacatCAAAcctcaattaaaatataaaaatatgtaaaccATTTCTCATCACAAGTATGAGATGATATATGACTGGGAAAGtatacttttcaaatattttttctatttttgtggTTTAAATTGCAGTTTCTGTAAGATATAAGCAGTTGAGGAGGAGTAGTTTCAGCTTGACACTAATAAGTCAcctcaaaatattataatttttaccaaagaggtaaataaaaacaacatttattaATACAACTACTGTAAGTCGTTTCATAAAGACTAAAACCAGcaaattttctaaatacatGAGTATTTTATGTATAATCATACAGTCTGccttaattttttcatgaacTAATAAATAGACTtggacatttttttcaataagatAGTTATCAAGAATGAACTACAGCCAAATAAAAACAGAGATGAAGATATGGATACAATAAGACATTTTGGATAGCAGTTTCCAgattaatgaagattattttgaaagaaaattgtcTACTTGtatgaaatgagaaaaaacgaataaaattcTTCACAGAAGACTATGGAAGATTATCTGGTTCTAATTTTTTAGGTGTTTTCATTTGTGTAAATCGATGTAACCTGCTGGAAATTGAGTATTATTGcaaaacaataaaagaagaCAAAAATACATTGTTGTTGCACAGCCAATACATTCACTTTTCAGTAGGGTATTACCTAATTAACAAGTAATatctgtaaataaaattttttacacttCACAGTTGATGGAAACTGTAATGACAAAAATGTTTATCTTCATGAAATATTcgtaatattttatacattggaaatttatcaaaaatttgaaaaaagaatagtATTTCATGTATCATTAAGTTTTTTAATTAGTAGTTTTTTAGAGCTATCAAACCCTatgcaattttttccatttcaaagtttattaatttttaatagttcaaTAAATGCCAGGAGAGGTGCCATTCGGGGAACTAAGATTAAAGAAGAATctggaaatgaaaataatgaagaaacagaaaaagCCGAAGATAGCGAAAATAAGGTCAAAGATGAAAAAGAAGCCGAGGGAGACGAGAAGAAGAAGCGTAGCTCTAAAGCTTTCATAAAATTGCAGTGTCCTCACTGCCACATGAAAGCTTTGACTTTCCGAAGATACGAGGCTCATTTACTGACCAGAACTCACATTATTGCCATGAAAAAGATTGCATATAAACAAAAGGCCATTTTGGGTAAATACTAAATCAAGTCTGCTTGTAAGTTGTGTCTCATATTCTTTCTATTTCAGCACAAATGCGGTTAGCTCAAAGGAACACCCAAAACGAATTGGAAAAGAACAACACTGAAGAACTTGCAGTAAAGACTAGTTATTGTCCTCTTTGCAAGCTCAATTACAAACAGAAAAAGTCTGTCCACCAAGAAACTGACGCTCATaagaatatgaaaaagtttttgatgcCATTCTGTAAAGTTTGCAACATTGCTTTTAAAAGTCCCATGGTTTATGAGGCTCATTGTTGCTCTGTCGATCACATTAAAGTAAGTAACctaacatgaataatttgaaactaaaatagAAGCAATTTTTCTAACATGATGCTTAACCATCTTTTGGGTctgaaaacaaatgaatgatattttttttcaatactgaTTTATTCACTTCTATTTAATGTTGAAGTTTGTTTTGATATTAGAAATTAATACTTGACTTACTTTGGACTTAGCGTAAACAACGAATGGAAGATAGTGATGTCACTGGGGAAGAGGACAATCTTGAAAATTTCACCACAATTGATTCTGTTGGAGATCTTGAAGGAGAAggtaaattaaatataattttattttatgaatattatataaattacaaacATATTCTAAACGAGGTTAGGTAGGTTATTCTTATTTCTCTTGTAACTTGGTTTTGCCTATGTTTGTTGAATCTTTATCCATATAGTTGGGACCCCAGTATGCCGAaaacaattacactatctgttTAAGAAAGAAAAACAGTGACAACTGTCTCAGAGAATATGGGAAATTGGTAGGTAGTGGTTTCCAGGAAGAGTAGCAGATGTAAGGACATTAAACACCATGGTTTCAGGATATTAGTTATCACTTTGATAGATCCATGAATTACAAGCGTCAGTTCTAGTATGGGCAAACCTAGTGGAGATGTAGTCGAAGAGCTCTTCAATTGATGTTTGATGCTACATTCGTTGCATTATATGAGTATGGAAAATACAATGACAGTGTTCCACTGATTGTTTGCAagtaatattgtttaaaatagaACTGGAGTTCCATCAGAGGCTTACATATTTTAAAGTCAGTATCCAGTGAAAAGCATGTGGGGTCCCGTGTTGGCTATAAGAGTTAATGAGgagatggaaaaaatattgaccTGGTCAATTGCTGTATTGTTGAGATTCCATGGATCAAAATGGAAGATCAATTGTAATAGTCTAGTGTTGGCAGTTGtgttgaagatatgaaaatgcaATAGGTTTGAGATAGAATTGAATGAGTTCAACAAGTTGTTAGTCCTGTCAGTGGTTATTCCTTTACAAATCATTCAAGAAGACAATGTATAAAAACACAATAGATTTTGATATCAGgatttattcttcttttccttGTAACTTGGCCTATATATTAGATTGTTTTACtaaaagttgaataattttttgtttgtttgatttGATGGAATTGCTCTGGGGTTTACAAATAACAATTACAGTGGAAGgtaaaatcatttcaaaaatgttaCATGGTGGTTAAATTGGGTGTTGCAGATTCATCACTTCCTAATTTTACTTTAACATTTATAGTAAATTGTAGTGCCTTATAAAGAAGTACGAGTTTTTTCCTTTAGTTTCATTGAAcctcgttatttttttttgtccacTTAGTGTACTATATTCGTTTAAAAAACATGATGCTTGACCATCTTTCGGGTCTGAGTTTTATACTGAaagacatattttttatcactgaccaaatttttctacaaaatttgatatttttcaaattatcttatgttttaaatgtattaaatacGCTTGTAGCTTCTGGTaatgaagaaaagaaagatG
Coding sequences within:
- the LOC130891144 gene encoding zinc finger protein on ecdysone puffs-like isoform X2; amino-acid sequence: MVRGRGYSSRGYRGSRGNPSWNGSSSRGEYSSKYNSFDSRSPYDSKPKYSSSERFSRNDDYRPYRSEYSSMDRDRRSPDRKRIRIDAPSSRHDSYYGSSSRRDPPSYSDRRALSVERHSSSLFPRRDEVHRSSPPKRGSYRGRLSSRGSRGLRGRDRAMKRRLLESSYTIRRRIPRISDYSRKLKIARIRRRGAIRGTKIKEESGNENNEETEKAEDSENKVKDEKEAEGDEKKKRSSKAFIKLQCPHCHMKALTFRRYEAHLLTRTHIIAMKKIAYKQKAILAQMRLAQRNTQNELEKNNTEELAVKTSYCPLCKLNYKQKKSVHQETDAHKNMKKFLMPFCKVCNIAFKSPMVYEAHCCSVDHIKRKQRMEDSDVTGEEDNLENFTTIDSVGDLEGEASGNEEKKDDDAQPANVGIEKIHKIEAYYCELCKMYLQRGEESDTPKILSRHCKQRVHMSRYMREEKRIKEEPKEETALEDSKKEDDESKDDKLWADVDKDLGDILAEAETGNKSSDEDEDSHVNGERYDRFKLSEKTEEEKIMGVDEEGILDKLVINDTANKK
- the LOC130891144 gene encoding uncharacterized protein LOC130891144 isoform X1, translating into MVRGRGYSSRGYRGSRGNPSWNGSSSRGEYSSKYNSFDSRSPYDSKPKYSSSERFSRNDDYRPYRSEYSSMDRDRRSPDRKRIRIDAPSSRHDSYYGSSSRRDPPSYSDRRALSVERHSSSLFPRRDEVHRSSPPKRGSYRGRLSSRGSRGLRGRDRAMKRRLLESSYTIRRRIPRISDYSRKLKIARIRSSINARRGAIRGTKIKEESGNENNEETEKAEDSENKVKDEKEAEGDEKKKRSSKAFIKLQCPHCHMKALTFRRYEAHLLTRTHIIAMKKIAYKQKAILAQMRLAQRNTQNELEKNNTEELAVKTSYCPLCKLNYKQKKSVHQETDAHKNMKKFLMPFCKVCNIAFKSPMVYEAHCCSVDHIKRKQRMEDSDVTGEEDNLENFTTIDSVGDLEGEASGNEEKKDDDAQPANVGIEKIHKIEAYYCELCKMYLQRGEESDTPKILSRHCKQRVHMSRYMREEKRIKEEPKEETALEDSKKEDDESKDDKLWADVDKDLGDILAEAETGNKSSDEDEDSHVNGERYDRFKLSEKTEEEKIMGVDEEGILDKLVINDTANKK